In the genome of Raphanus sativus cultivar WK10039 chromosome 4, ASM80110v3, whole genome shotgun sequence, one region contains:
- the LOC108830112 gene encoding zinc finger protein 3-like, translating into MDNQLPSDPSCVPFSSTAFPCKDSPNQCQEKSFKDEDVDVNDSSQEQINQELNLIDFIDTSIDVHHGYYGSTTSAEQKLFSCNYCQRTFYSSQALGGHQNAHKRERTLAKRGKRMAALASAFGHPYAFSPVPFNGHYSNRSLGIQAHSMSHKLSSYNGFGGHYGQTNLSRLPFDQQPALGKLSSMETFHHHYYQQQHHMMMIDPSVNARSNNIRIPSTNIGKILVGSPITLEQWREDGGLLSTNQEEQHKLDLSLKL; encoded by the coding sequence ATGGACAACCAACTGCCTTCAGATCCCTCTTGCGTACCTTTCTCATCGACAGCTTTTCCATGTAAAGATTCTCCAAATCAGTGCCAAGAAAAGAGTTTCAAAGACGAAGATGTAGACGTTAATGATTCAAGTCAAGAACAGATCAATCAAGAACTCAATCTCATCGACTTCATAGACACGAGTATCGATGTTCATCACGGTTATTATGGATCTACTACATCAGCAGAACAAAAGCTTTTCTCATGCAACTACTGTCAAAGAACATTCTATAGCTCACAAGCACTTGGTGGTCACCAAAACGCACACAAGAGAGAGAGGACGTTGGCAAAGAGAGGGAAACGGATGGCAGCATTAGCCTCAGCTTTTGGACATCCTTACGCCTTCTCTCCAGTTCCTTTCAATGGACACTACAGCAACAGGTCTTTGGGGATACAAGCGCATTCGATGAGCCACAAGTTAAGTTCATATAATGGGTTTGGTGGTCACTATGGTCAGACCAACTTGTCAAGACTACCATTTGATCAACAACCAGCATTAGGCAAACTGTCTTCAATGGAGACTTTTCATCATCATTATTATCAGCAGCAGCATCATATGATGATGATAGATCCTTCAGTAAATGCACGGTCCAATAACATCCGTATACCATCGACCAACATAGGAAAGATTCTGGTTGGATCACCCATAACTCTTGAACAATGGCGAGAAGACGGAGGATTGTTAAGTACTAATCAGGAAGAGCAACATAAGCTTGACTTATCCCTCAAGCTCTAA